In a genomic window of Chaetodon trifascialis isolate fChaTrf1 chromosome 8, fChaTrf1.hap1, whole genome shotgun sequence:
- the phf8 gene encoding histone lysine demethylase PHF8 has product MASVPVYCLCRLPYDVTRFMIECDICQDWFHGSCVGVEEDKAAEIDLYHCPNCQVSHGPSVMRKRRGGNKQTDGAAAGARDPSRPVKTGSPQFVRELRSRTFPNADEVLLKPSGAQLTVEFLEEHSFSVPVMVLRRDGLGMTLPPSSFGVSDVEHYIGADKEIDVIDVSRQCDLKMRLGDFAEYYNSPNRDRVLNVISLEFSETRLSNLVETPKIVRKLSWVENLWPEESVFERPNVQKYCLMGVKDSYTDFHIDFGGTSVWYHVLRGEKIFYLISPTPANLALFERWSSSSNQNEMFFGDQVDMCYKCSVKQGNTLFIPTGWIHAVLTPVDCLAFGGNFLHSLNIDMQLRAYEIEKRLSTADLFRFPNFETVCWYVGKHLLDTFRGLRENRRHPATYLVHGAKALNNAFRSWTRKEALAEHEVEIPETINTQTLVKDLAKEIRLVEDIFQQNIGRTGPQFPGSPLSKAPLSTSQNSGRPPGKKKGPKPKDVMGGLGPPGTKKKSQKGLRKAEAGELDLIEIHTKHTLKKFQPGKSKNKNKLELPLEELEGKLNKSKLKLVLTNGKIQGKKDGSSNGAGSTGKYKHLAIKGSSLSDLESEDELQIDETPPPRRKPAGPSKKKKLSGLPRKLPRAKPCSDPNRVREPGEVDFDIEEDYTTDEEALAAHGVKGGAGGILDLLKASKQVAGLDSATLSEEAPASPSTRDAIQGMLSMANPPSSSSSSSSSSPLSISGGLTEGLGTVKEKGGKAVWVTGGVKKTGSPEKKPVIQRPGKRPIKRPARHLSDEESPDEQETLGTCFKDSDYVYPSLESDEEDHANKAKMKRKKNWDDTPWSPKARVMPTLPKQDRPAREGARVASVETGLAAAAAKLAQQEQQKPAKRKYTKKQRPPAPVVTPPPVQTEPAPPSPTPAPESAADFSPDRRMDYYSASLLDHEYTAGPGPFGPGGPRGSGAMAPGVFLTSRRPSLSPQNSSSHSGASPAGLASQGATGVGQGKRPKKGLATAKQRLGKILKIHRNGKLLL; this is encoded by the exons CTGTGTTGGAGTAGAGGAGGACAAAGCAGCTGAGATTGACTTGTATCACTGCCCTAACTGTCAGGTCTCCCATGGGCCATCTGTCA TGCGCAAACGACGTGGAggcaacaaacagacagatggtgctgctgctggagcaagAGATCCAAGTCGGCCTGTGAAGACAGGGAGCCCACAGTTTGTCAGGGAACTACGTAGCCGCACTTTCCCAAA TGCGGATGAAGTCTTGCTTAAGCCGTCTGGGGCCCAGCTCACAGTCGAGTTTCTGGAAGAGCATTCGTTCAGTGTTCCTGTCATGGTGCTGAGGCGGGACGGCCTTGGCATGACCCTCCCTCCATCATCATTTGGTGTCAGCGATGTGGAGCACTATATAG gTGCAGACAAAGAGATCGATGTAATCGATGTGTCTCGCCAGTGTGACCTGAAGATGCGATTGGGAGACTTTGCTGAATACTACAACAGCCCCAACAGAGACAGAGTGCTCAATGTCATCAGCCTGGAGTTCTCTGAGACTAG GCTGTCAAACTTGGTGGAAACGCCAAAGATTGTGAGGAAACTGTCATGGGTGGAAAACCTCTGGCCTGAAGAGTCTGTGTTTGAACGCCCCAATGTGCAGAAGTACTGCCTAATGGGAGTGAAGGATAGCTACACAGACTTCCACATTGACTTTGGAGGCACCTCAGTTTGGTACCATGTCCTCAGg GGCGAGAAAATCTTCTACCTAATTTCCCCCACCCCAGCCAACTTGGCACTTTTTGAGCGTTGGAGTTCCTCATCCAACCAGAATGAGATGTTCTTTGGAGACCAGGTTGATATGTGCTACAAGTGCTCTGTTAAACAAGGAAATACCTTGTTCATACCAACAG GGTGGATTCATGCTGTGCTGACTCCGGTGGACTGCCTTGCCTTTGGAGGAAACTTCTTGCATAGTCTCAACATTGACATGCAGCTGCG GGCATATGAAATAGAGAAGAGATTAAGCACAGCTGACTTGTTCAGATTTCCCAACTTTGAGACTGTGTGCTGGTATGTTGGAAAGCACCTTCTTGATACCTTCAGAG GTTTGAGAGAAAACCGCAGACACCCTGCCACTTACCTGGTTCACGGAGCTAAGGCCCTGAACAATGCTTTCCGCAGCTGGACCCGTAAAGAG GCTTTAGCAGAGCATGAAGTGGAAATTCCGGAAACCATCAATACTCAGACGCTAGTGAAGGACCTGGCCAAGGAGATTCGTCTGGTTGAG GACATCTTTCAACAAAACATTGGCCGCACTGGACCTCAGTTTCCTGGTTCGCCACTCTCTAAGGCTCCCCTTAGCACCTCTCAGAATTCAGGGCGTCCccctggaaaaaagaaaggaccTAAGCCCAAGGATGTTATGGGGGGTCTTGGGCCCCCAGGAACCAAGAAGAAGAGTCAGAAGGGGCTACGAAAGGCAGAAGCAGGAGAACTTGACCTGATTGAGATTCACACCAAACATACACTCAAAAAATTTCAACCTGGCAAGtccaaaaacaagaacaag TTGGAGTTGCCTTTAGAGGAGCTTGAGGGGAagttaaataaaagcaaactgAAACTTGTGCTGACCAATGGAAAAATCCAAGG TAAGAAGGACGGCAGCAGTAATGGTGCAGGAAGCACTGGAAAGTACAAACACCTTGCTATAAAAGGATCCAGTCTGTCTGATTTGGAGTCTGAGGATGAGCTGCAGATTGATGAGACCCCTCCTCCAAGACGCAAGCCTGCAGGACCgagcaagaaaaagaaactgagtG GTCTTCCGAGGAAGCTGCCTAGAGCCAAACCCTGCTCTGACCCCAATCGCGTCAGGGAGCCAGGAGAGGTAGACTTTGACATTGAG GAAGATTACACCACAGATGAAGAGGCGCTAGCCGCCCACGGAGTGAAGGGTGGCGCGGGGGGCATTCTGGACTTATTGAAGGCCAGCAAACAAGTAGCAGGCTTGGACTCTGCAACACTCAG CGAGGAAGCTCCAGCCTCTCCCAGTACCCGCGATGCCATCCAGGGTATGCTGTCCATGGCCAATCCCCCTTCCTCGTCCTCGTCTTCCTCGTCTTCATCTCCATTATCTATTTCTGGAGGGCTGACAGAGGGATTAGGGACAGTCAAGGAAAAGGGTGGCAAGGCTGTATGGGTGACTGGTGGGGTCAAAAAGACAGGAAGTCCTGAGAAGAAACCTGTCATCCAGCGGCCTGGAAAACGGCCAATTAAACGGCCAGCGCGTCACCTCAGTGATGAGGAGAGCCCAGATGAGCAAGAGACTCTGGGAACCTGTTTTAAAGATTCAGACTATG TTTACCCGTCCTTGGAGTCTGATGAGGAGGATCATGCTAACAAAGCTAAGATGAAGCGAAAGAAAAACTGGGATGACACACCCTGGAGCCCAAAAG CCAGGGTGATGCCCACGCTTCCCAAACAGGATCGGCCAGCCAGGGAAGGTGCTCGAGTTGCATCTGTAGAAACTGGtcttgcagcagctgctgccaagCTGGCACAACAA GAACAGCAAAAGCCTGCTAAAAGGAAGTACACCAAAAAGCAGcgtcctccagctcctgtcGTCACTCCTCCGCCTGTTCAGACTGAGCCGGCCCCACCCTCACCAACACCTGCTCCAGAGTCTGCAGCAGACTTCAGCCCAGACAGAAGGATGGATTACTACTCTGCTAGTCTGTTGGACCATGAGTACACAGCAGGACCAGGACCTTTTGGCCCTGGAGGCCCGAGAGGCAGCGGAGCCATGGCCCCTGGTGTATTCCTCACTTCACGCCGGCCTTCACTGTCTCCGCAGAACAGCAGCTCTCACTCTGGTGCATCCCCTGCAGGCTTAGCCAGCCAGGGCGCAACAGGGGTTGGTCAAG GGAAACGTCCAAAAAAAGGACTTGCAACTGCAAAACAGAGACTTGGGAAAATTCTGAAAATTCACCGCAACGGCAAACTTCTCTTGTGA